The Xenopus laevis strain J_2021 chromosome 5L, Xenopus_laevis_v10.1, whole genome shotgun sequence genome has a segment encoding these proteins:
- the LOC121393847 gene encoding palmitoyltransferase ZDHHC20-A-like yields MSNEEKDTKITINEKEEEEYQRSCMRKISRIVVLILIGLLATCYYIFVVELCIFTVQLLEAKVTFLVIFHLLFLLCVWCYLRTVMMPPVVPPEKFRPSEADKQLYLSDERPQVLQEILIRMAKDLHIKKAVRYCTTCHVIKPDRCHHCPVCNVCILKLDHHCGFLNNCVGFSNYKFFLLAVMYGVLLCIFTSAVSLYCSILFWTHQLPNSPSKVPIIVLFSLTTFFAIMLFRLFLDHFELALRNITDREDSDNTEEFNPYNLGFSKNLREVFGNEKKYWFLPIFSSLGDGFSFPMGEATMDIEKNAANVPKPVSENQN; encoded by the coding sequence ATGTCAAATGAAGAGAAAGATACTAAGATaacaattaatgaaaaagaagaagaggaataTCAGCGTTCCTGCATGAGGAAGATCTCCCGGATCGTGGTTCTAATTTTGATTGGACTCCTTGCTACCTGctattatatatttgtggtgGAGCTGTGCATATTCACTGTACAGTTATTAGAGGCAAAGGTGACTTTCCTGGTGATTTTCCACCTTTTGTTCCTCCTGTGCGTGTGGTGTTATCTCCGGACTGTTATGATGCCTCCCGTTGTCCCTCCTGAAAAATTCCGCCCATCGGAGGCTGACAAGCAGCTGTACCTGAGTGATGAGAGGCCACAAGTGCTGCAGGAGATCCTCATTCGTATGGCTAAAGACTTGCATATTAAGAAGGCTGTAAGGTACTGTACCACATGCCATGTGATAAAGCCAGACAGGTGCCACCATTGCCCAGTGTGTAACGTCTGTATACTGAAACTGGATCATCACTGCGGATTTCTAAACAACTGTGTGGGATTCTCCAACTACAAGTTCTTCCTCCTCGCTGTGATGTATGGAGTGCTATTGTGCATATTCACTAGCGCAGTGTCGCTTTATTGCTCCATACTATTCTGGACTCATCAGCTGCCCAACAGCCCATCCAAAGTCCCTATCATTGTGCTGTTCAGCCTGACCACGTTCTTCGCTATAATGCTATTCCGACTTTTCCTTGATCATTTCGAACTGGCTCTAAGGAATATAACTGATCGGGAGGACAGTGATAACACAGAGGAGTTTAATCCCTATAACTTGGGCTTCAGCAAGAATCTGAGAGAAGTGTTTGGCAATGAAAAGAAATACTGGTTCCTCCCAATCTTCAGCAGCTTAGGAGATGGCTTCTCATTCCCAATGGGTGAGGCTACAATGGACATAGAGAAAAATGCTGCTAATGTTCCCAAACCTGTTAGTGAGAACCAGAACTGA
- the LOC121393950 gene encoding palmitoyltransferase ZDHHC20-A-like has product MSNEEKDTKITINEKEEEEYQRSCMRKISRIVVLILIGLLATCYYIFVVELCIFTVQLLEAKVTFLVIFHLLFLLCVWCYLRTVMMPPVVPPEKFRPSEADKQLYLSDERPQVLQEILIRMAKDLHIKKAVRYCTTCHVIKPDRCHHCPVCNVCILKLDHHCGFLNNCVGFSNYKFFLLAVMYGVLLCIFTSAVSLYCSILFWTHQLPNSPSKVPIIVLFSLTTFFAIMLFRLFLDHFELALRNITDREDSDNTEEFNPYNLGFSKNLREVFGNEKKYWFLPIFSSLGDGFSFPMGEATMDIEKNAANVPKPVSENQN; this is encoded by the coding sequence ATGTCAAATGAAGAGAAAGATACTAAGATaacaattaatgaaaaagaagaagaggaataTCAGCGTTCCTGCATGAGGAAGATCTCCCGGATCGTGGTTCTAATTTTGATTGGACTCCTTGCTACCTGctattatatatttgtggtgGAGCTGTGCATATTCACTGTACAGTTATTAGAGGCAAAGGTGACTTTCCTGGTGATTTTCCACCTTTTGTTCCTCCTGTGCGTGTGGTGCTATCTCCGGACTGTTATGATGCCTCCCGTTGTCCCTCCTGAAAAATTCCGCCCATCGGAGGCTGACAAGCAGCTGTACCTGAGTGATGAGAGGCCACAAGTGCTGCAGGAGATCCTCATTCGTATGGCTAAAGACTTGCATATTAAGAAGGCTGTAAGGTACTGTACCACATGCCATGTGATAAAGCCAGACAGGTGCCACCATTGCCCAGTGTGTAACGTCTGTATACTGAAACTGGATCATCACTGCGGATTTCTAAACAACTGTGTGGGATTCTCCAACTACAAGTTCTTCCTCCTCGCTGTGATGTATGGAGTGCTATTGTGCATATTCACTAGCGCAGTGTCGCTTTATTGCTCCATACTTTTCTGGACTCATCAGCTGCCCAACAGCCCATCCAAAGTCCCTATCATTGTGCTGTTCAGCCTGACCACGTTCTTCGCTATAATGCTATTCCGACTTTTCCTTGATCATTTCGAACTGGCTCTAAGGAATATAACTGATCGGGAGGACAGTGATAACACAGAGGAGTTTAATCCCTATAACTTGGGCTTCAGCAAGAATCTGAGAGAAGTGTTTGGCAATGAAAAGAAATACTGGTTCCTCCCAATCTTCAGCAGCTTAGGAGATGGCTTCTCATTCCCAATGGGTGAGGCTACAATGGACATAGAGAAAAATGCTGCTAATGTTCCCAAACCTGTTAGTGAGAACCAGAACTGA